In the Brachionichthys hirsutus isolate HB-005 chromosome 1, CSIRO-AGI_Bhir_v1, whole genome shotgun sequence genome, GCTCAGCTCGGACAGGTAGGCCGCGAAGTCCGGGTTGCCCCTCCAGCTGTCCGGGAAGCTGTCCTTAAAGATGGACGCCAGGATACTCTCGTCCTCGACGTCCACCGTCGCCATGTTGGAAGCCCCGGTTCCGTCAGCTCGCGAACAGAACCAGTGTTTACAGCCACTTCCTGGTTcgtcagcttcttcttcttctttgacattTATGTGCGCTTTACCGCCACCCACTGGACTGGAGGACGAACGGCGAGAACGAGCAGAAGAATGACAACTTCAGGTCCAAGAGTATTGATCtgaaattattataaatattatatatatataaatattataaatcaTTATATTTATAATCTCTCATGACAAATACTCGCAGATCTAAACTTGCTCGCTTGAGTTTAAGTCTTAATTTACCCGATTCTGTCTTTGACATGATTTGTTTtacaggattacagaaaaacttcagaatggatcttgatgaataaaaatctgaagaaagTCCTATCTTGTAAattctgcattaaattcagtcaccagtaatcccagtcataaaggggtccgataaaaaccatcatgaaacatgccttctgggtctgatccattgtagggccacacacagacatctgaggaaccggagaacccagagaacccggggagaacatgcaagcgcctcacagaaaggctacAAGTCACAgagaggcaacagcgctaacacTGCGCCACCCATCTCATTTCAGCACCGGCTCAAAGATTAATTTACCTCCACCACGCCTTTATAGCCCGTTAAATCACCTCCATATACGAATGAGCTGAGGGAGGGGTTCACGTCCACTCCGacatttaaataactttattaacaaagacATCCATACAAGCATCAATAAAACAGTTTCTATTGCGTTTGTCAGATCAGCTGATCCAGCCGCCGGCGTCAGAAGGCGTCGTCCAGCGGCGCCAGGatcagctgcagctctctgaagGTGCTGCCATGACGACCGACCTGCCCCGCCCTGTTCTTCACCACCTCGCTGACGTCCTTCAGCTGCTTGCAGCACGCAGTGCACCTCTGGAGCCTGCAGGGGGCCGGCGGAGGGCGCAGCTGTTTGCACGGCGAACGCAAAACGTTTGAGGCCGACGCGTTTGCGGCGACTCACCTCTCCTCTCGCGTGATGTCGACGCCCacggggggcggggccttcaGCGTCTCGGAGATCAGCCTCCAGAAATGTTTCATGATGAGCTTCAGAGACGTGCAGCCGGTCTGCATGTAgctgcgcacgcacacgcacacacacacacacacacacgcacacgcacacacacacacacgcacacacacacacacacacacacacgcacgcacacatgcacgcacacacacgcacgcacacacacacacgcacacacaaacgcacacacacgcacacacacacacgcacacacaaacgcacacacacgcacacacacacacgcacacacacgcgcacgcacgcacgcgcacacgcacgcacacgcacacacgcgcacgcacgcgcacgcacgcgcacgcacgcgcacgcacacgcacgcacacgcacacacacgcacgcacacgcacacacacgcacacacacacacgcacacacacacacgcacacacacgcacacacacacacacgcacgcacacacacgcacacacacgcacacacacacgcacacacacacacacgcacgcacgcacacacacgcacacacacacacgcacacacacacacacgcacacacacgcacacacacacacacacgcacacacacacacacgcacacacacacacacgcacacacacacgcacacacacacacgcacacaccccagAATTCCTTTCTATTCTCGTGCAGAGGAACCAGCAGACGGAACAGAATCGCTCGCCGTCCGACTCACGTCTCGTATTtactctgcagcagcttttcCGTCTGCGGGAGAATCGTTGGACACAGATCCAGTCTCCATAGCGACCTGAAACATTTACCGTCATCGATACCTGAGACACGAAGCGTTCCAAACGTGCGTTTGACTCACGGAGAAACGTTCATGATGTTCAGAACGTCCACAACGATCGACAGGTCGTCCATGGAGACGGCGGCGTCCAGAGCgctctgcagacaggaagtagcttaGGGCGAGTAGGAAGCGGTCGGCGGCAGCGATGAGGAACACGGAGAACGCAGGCGGGTTCTGCAGCTCACGCTGACCCTGATGCCGGCCCGGAACCACAGGTCTCGGACCGCCTCCAGGTTCTTGTGTCTGGTGCTCAGCATCACGCACATGGTCTCGTGTCCCGTCCCGATCTGAGACAAGATCTCGTCGTCGCTCAGCGATCTGCCTCTGCTATTGGACGACGACTGAGGGAACAGAAACGGGATTTCAAACCGCTCGGAACGCCGCCGCTCGGAACGCCGCTCGGGACGCGTTCCAGCCCGAGGCGAGACTCACAGGAAGGAAGTCGGCCACGTTGAGTCCGATGGGCTCCTTCCTGGCGCTGAGGATGATTTTAGGTTGAGGTTTACAAGTCGCCGTGGTGACCGGAGGAGGGCGAGGCGGGGcaggggcgggggcggggttagACGATGCTGGCTGCTTTACGCAGGAGACCACTGTAGGCTCCACCCTCTGGACAGGTGTGGAGGAAGCCAGCGGGGAAGGACCctaacgcacgcacacacacacacacacgataacaTAGAGACGACAGactcctgatgcgttcactgacctgctcctgatgcgttcactgacctgctcctgatgcgttcactgacctgctcctgatgcgttcactgacctgctcctgatgcgttcactgacctgctcctgatgcgttcactgacctgctcctgatgcgttcactgacctactcctgatgcgttcactgacctactcctgatgcgttcactgacctgctcctgatgcgttcactgacctactcctgatgcgttcactgacctactcctgatgcgttcactgacctactcctgatgcgttcactgacctactcctgatgcgttcactgacctactcctgatgcgttcactgacctgctcctgatgcgttcactgacctgctcctgatgcgttcactgacctgctcctgatgcgttcactgacctgctcctgatgcgttcactgacctgctcctgatgcgttcactgacctgctcctgatgcgttcactgacctgctcctgatgcgttcactgacctgctcctgatgcgttcactgacctgctcctgatgcgttcactgacctgctcctgatgcgttcactgacctgctcctgatgcgttcactgacctgctcctgatgcgttcactgacctgctcctgatgcgttcactgacctgctcctgatgcgttcactgacctgctcctgatgcgttcactgacctgctcctgatgcgttcactgacctgctcctgatgcgttcactgacctgctcctgatgcgttcactgacctgctcctgatgcgttcactgacctgctcctgatgcgttcactgacctgctcctgatgcgttcactgacctgctcctgatgcgttcactgacctgctcctgatgcgttcactgacctgctgcttGACAGGAAAAGGAGAGATCAGATCCTTCAGCTGATGACTCATCGCCACGATCGTCTCTGAGGAGAAAAAAGTGGAAACAGATTCTCAGTTTGACCCGTGATTGGTCCCAGagtctcacgcacacacacacacacacacacacgcacacacgcacacacgcacacacacacacacacacaccggcttCAGGGTGAATGGATGCAGAACTCACCCTCCTCTGGAGGAGCGGGGAACGGCTCTGATATTCTGGGAGGAGTGCGACCTAAAGAAACATTTAACACGTTTAGAACCCGACGGAACCCGATCCACACTGAAGACTGCGAGTGCGACGCCCACGGTCGACCCACAGATGGAGTTCTTGGGCTGGAAGATCTCCTTATAATCTTCTGCATTGTGGATTTCGGCCGTCAACACTTTCTCGTCTGCCTCGTCCTCACTGGGGCTCCGCCTCTCACCTTCGGGGCTCCGCCTTTCGGCATCCGACGTCTGCTTcaccctgatgacatcacaacatgTGACAAAAGAAAGATGCATCTTTTCGGTACTTCCTTTCAGCACCCCCCTGCGTACCcctgggaggagcaggaggtcaCGGGTCTCTCGTAGCTCCTGCGCAGGGCGGCTCCTTTAGGATCCTTGGGCTCTGTGATCGGCTGGTTGTCCTGGACGATTCCCCGGATCGCTGAGCCgctcctcttcaccctcttcaggtCCACCACGTAGGACGACACACTGGAGAGCTGGTGCGACACGCCGATCTGACAGACGCGGGGCGGATCCGACGTGAATAATGTTTCTCATAAGAACAGTACTGCGTCGGTCCTGCAGGTGGCGCCACCCACCAGCTGCTGGTTGCAGATTGCCAGGTCGGAAACCTTCCCCCAGCTCACAGGGACCGCGTCAAAGCAGCGGTCCGGTTCCCAGCCGAACACCCGCAGGGAGTCGGCGGCGCCGCTGTACAGACAGTCGCCATCTGGGCTGAAACATATGCACCTGAACACgcggggggggtcagaggtcagaggtcacaccaCGTTCCGCGTCAGGCTCAAGGCAGGAAACGTACCGGATCGGAGCCGTGTTTCCTTCCATAGAGCCAACCATCGTAAACTTCTCCAGATC is a window encoding:
- the katnb1 gene encoding katanin p80 WD40 repeat-containing subunit B1 isoform X2, with product MATAPTAPTAPAARAANISWRLQEFGAHSSSVSCLALGKSSGRLLVTGGEDCRVNLWAVNKPNCIMSFTGHKNPVECVQFNVPEDQIVTGSQSGSIRVWDMEAAKILRNLMGHKANITSLGFHPYRDFLASGSMDTRIKLWDVRRKGCVFRYTLWDLIQGKMLTEFTSHTASVGIVQFHPTEYLLASGSADRTIKLWDLEKFTMVGSMEGNTAPIRCICFSPDGDCLYSGAADSLRVFGWEPDRCFDAVPVSWGKVSDLAICNQQLIGVSHQLSSVSSYVVDLKRVKRSGSAIRGIVQDNQPITEPKDPKGAALRRSYERPVTSCSSQGVKQTSDAERRSPEGERRSPSEDEADEKVLTAEIHNAEDYKEIFQPKNSICRTPPRISEPFPAPPEEETIVAMSHQLKDLISPFPVKQQGPSPLASSTPVQRVEPTVVSCVKQPASSNPAPAPAPPRPPPVTTATCKPQPKIILSARKEPIGLNVADFLPSSSNSRGRSLSDDEILSQIGTGHETMCVMLSTRHKNLEAVRDLWFRAGIRSALDAAVSMDDLSIVVDVLNIMNVSPSLWRLDLCPTILPQTEKLLQSKYETYMQTGCTSLKLIMKHFWRLISETLKAPPPVGVDITREERLQRCTACCKQLKDVSEVVKNRAGQVGRHGSTFRELQLILAPLDDAF
- the katnb1 gene encoding katanin p80 WD40 repeat-containing subunit B1 isoform X1 — encoded protein: MATAPTAPTAPAARAANISWRLQEFGAHSSSVSCLALGKSSGRLLVTGGEDCRVNLWAVNKPNCIMSFTGHKNPVECVQFNVPEDQIVTGSQSGSIRVWDMEAAKILRNLMGHKANITSLGFHPYRDFLASGSMDTRIKLWDVRRKGCVFRYTGHTQAVRSVAFSPDGRWLASAGDDGTVKLWDLIQGKMLTEFTSHTASVGIVQFHPTEYLLASGSADRTIKLWDLEKFTMVGSMEGNTAPIRCICFSPDGDCLYSGAADSLRVFGWEPDRCFDAVPVSWGKVSDLAICNQQLIGVSHQLSSVSSYVVDLKRVKRSGSAIRGIVQDNQPITEPKDPKGAALRRSYERPVTSCSSQGVKQTSDAERRSPEGERRSPSEDEADEKVLTAEIHNAEDYKEIFQPKNSICRTPPRISEPFPAPPEEETIVAMSHQLKDLISPFPVKQQGPSPLASSTPVQRVEPTVVSCVKQPASSNPAPAPAPPRPPPVTTATCKPQPKIILSARKEPIGLNVADFLPSSSNSRGRSLSDDEILSQIGTGHETMCVMLSTRHKNLEAVRDLWFRAGIRSALDAAVSMDDLSIVVDVLNIMNVSPSLWRLDLCPTILPQTEKLLQSKYETYMQTGCTSLKLIMKHFWRLISETLKAPPPVGVDITREERLQRCTACCKQLKDVSEVVKNRAGQVGRHGSTFRELQLILAPLDDAF